The Cylindrospermum stagnale PCC 7417 genome segment CCCAGTCGTTATGAAGCTGCGGAACTGGATGGAGCGAATGATTGGCAGCAATTTTGCTATATTACATTGCCGGGGTTGACATCTACTTTAATATTTGTCATCGTCACCACTTCTATTTTTACTTTGCGGAGTTTTGAGCAAGTTTATGTAATGACCAGCGGTGGCCCATTGAATTCTACAAATTTGCTGGTTTATTACATTTACCAAGAGGCTTTTGCCCAATTTGATTTTGGTTATGCAGCGGCAGCAGCAACGGTGCTGTTATCCGTGACTTTGGTATTAGTGTATTTGCAGTTACAAACTTGGCGCAAGGATTAAGACTCAGGTATCTTTATTGATTGTCTCATCTAAGTTCAGAAGCTAATCAATCTCCCTCAAGATAGATTTTTAGCAAAAATTTAATATTCAGTGCTACTGGAGATAGCTTTAAGTCTTGCTAAGAGAATTTGATGATTAACTGCACTTTTAGCACTGAGTTATCTACCCATAGTCATTATTTTTCCATGAGACTTGACATTTCTTTTGCCGTTATGTATTGTTCGCTGTTTATAGAAGTAATTACTCTTAGTTTATGCAACCGACATAGTATATGAGCAATAAGCTACTAATCTTGAGATTCTCTGACATTATCAATGTTTCTTGACTTATGTCAGCATAGTTTCTTTTGAAAACCACTTCAAGAGCGCTTTTGCACTTTCTTAACAATCTTTTCGGAATTTCTTGCCAATTATTGAATCAGCTTATAGACATTTGCGGTGTAATCTCAATATACAGTGAGTCTCACAATTGACCTTTGAGATAAATTAAACTCTGAGGGGAATAACATGATAAATTCTGCTGACAAACAGGAATTGATATTAAGTCAAATCACTGGTAAATGTTTGCAGCGACCAGATTTCAGTGGATATGACTTAAGTGGAATCGACCTGAAAGCGGTAGATTTAAGTGGTGTTAACTTAATGGGAGCAGATTTACGTGGTGCAAATCTCTGTGGTGCTAACCTAAATAGTGCAAATTTAGTGAATGCTAGTTTGCGTGAAGCTAATTTGTCTCAAGCTACTTTGTGCGAAGCTAATTTGATGAATGCTGACTTAACGCGAGCAAATTTGTGTGGGGCTTTCTTGTGGCAAGCTAAATTTAGTAATAGTAATCTTTGGGGCGCTTCTTTATGTGATGCAGATTTGCGAGAAGCAGACCTGAACGAAGCCAAATTAATAGAAGCATCGCTGATTGAAGCTAACTTATTGAGAGCAAATCTTGCAGGTGCAAAGCTATGTGGAGCAATATTACTAGAAGCTAATTTAACTGCCGCCAACTTAACTGGTGCAGACCTGACATGGGCAAATTTAACCGAGGCTAATTTGAGTACAGCCAACCTTTCCCAGACAAAATTGATGTATGTAAAGTTACGGCACACGATCATGCCTGACGGCACAATTGAGCAACCGCAGATCATGATTTATTAATTAAAATTCCCGTTGCGAGAAAATGAGAATCGCGATCGCTAACAACATCAGGCTGTACAGCAAGCCATAGCCAGCATTGGTAATCAGTGCAATTGGCTCAGGTAATGCTTGCAGACCATACACGGCATCATTTTTCAAATCTAATCGAGATAAATCTGGCAAGATGAGATACAACCCTTGAGTGAGTCTTTCCATGCCAGCGTTACGGCTCAGACGACCAAGTTGGACTAAATCTGGAGTAATATTCCCCATTAAGTACACAGCAAATGTTAAGGCGATCGCTAATAGAGAAGCAGTAAACACACTGAAGGTAATAGCCACAGCAGTAATTAAGGATAACTGCAAGAATAAGAAAAATATGGCAATGAGAATGCTCGATGTCGGAGCAGGAATATTGCCAAGTTGTAAAAATACCAGATATATTGCCGTCATTGCTGCAACCAATACGGCCAGCACTGCTGATAAACCCAAGTATTTACTGGTGATAAATTCACTGCGGCTAATGGGTTTAGCCATTAACACTAAAATAGTGCGTTTTTCAATTTCTTTACTAACCAGTCCTGTACCCACAAATACTGCCACAATTAAGCCGATCGCATTCATAGCCGCCATTCCAAAGTCTAAAAAGATTTTGTCTGCGGCTGTAGCTGTAAATTCTGGAATGATGCGAATAGCAAAGGTGAGTATAAACGCATAAAAACCAAGAATGTACAGGATGCGATCGCGGATCGCTTCCTGAAATACATTCTTTACCATCACAAAAATTCTGCCGGGGTTCATTGCTATTTAGTCATTGGTTATGAGTTGTTCACTGCCGTGCTGGCAGTACTTTGCGAATCGGATCACTAACTTTCCGCTCGCAGACAATTTCTGCAACTGCGCCTTTATCTGGTTTATTGGAGGCTGAGACGGGGGTAATCCGACAAGATTTTTTGAGGTAAAACCCTTGTGGCTTGGAACTCGGGCCTGTCCAAATACTGAGAATATCTAATTGATACCCAGACTTAATGTTGACTACACGCGGTTCGATACTCCATAGTTGTTTTTCAGGATATTTCGTCAGGTTTTTTTCGATTACTCTTTTACCCAGATTCCCTACCTGCTGGTCGGCATCTAGAAGCCATCTCTCAACTTCTGACCAAGGTCTAGCAACTATTTGTTCTTCTACTAATGGTTGCAGTTTATCTAGAAGCATCACGCCATTTTTTGGGGTTTTGGCTTGGTTTTCTGTTCTCGTTACAAAGGCACTACTCTGAAAATTATCTGCTAACAAACTGGGATATTGTTTTAACCAACTATCCATCACAAAGTAAAACTGAATCCAGCAACTGATCAGCATACAACTAGCAACTAAAATGATAATTTTTTGGCGGTCTGGTGGTTTCGGAATCTGAGCTTTAGATTCTGTACCAGTTCCTTCAAAAAATTCTGGTACTGCTGTAATTAGTGCAGAAATTGTCGGCCAGAGAACAATGGTTCTGGCTGTAATGATACTTTCCTGGTGTCCAAATGCAAAGACACTAACTAAGAATCCAGTTATCAGCGCTCCTACTGGCATAAAAGTGCCAGGAACCCTTAAAGGGTCGTCAGTCGTATACCAAGCTGTACCAGCCATTAAAAATAACCAACCGCAAAGTGCAATTAGGTCTTTGATCACATATGTTGCGAAAAAAGAAAGTCCCCAAGAGAAAACACTCAAATAAATAAGTGTCTGCCATGAGAAAGCCTTGGGTGGCAGCAATAGCTTTTGAATTCCTAAAAAAAGCTCTTCAACGAATTTGAAGACACCAAATACCTCTTTAAACAATGAGTCCATAAGATCACCTCTAATTTATTAGGCTATTAATCATCATTTTTCAACTCGCTCAATTAAGTCATGTCTACTTACTACCGCGAATGATTATAACCAAGCAAATTGCTGTATAGCTCAGGGAATTTGCTATTAATGTAGTTGTCACTAAATTTGCATTTTGCAATTTTAATGTGCTAGCACGATACCATCTCTGCCGCTGAGATGTTTCCGGTTCTGCTGATTGTTTTTCGGCTTCCTTTAATGAAATTAAAAGAACTTTTAGGAAGAAAAATTTTAACAAAAATGTTGCTAAAAATATGATAAAAGCTGTAAAAATCACAAAACTATATATATTAGGTGATTTAAAACGATTGAAGAAGACAAAACTAATTAATTCTGATTTTGTGCCGATTGGCAACATTGGCTCGGCCAGAAAAAATAGAGTCCAACCAGCAACGCTAGAAAATAGATTAATCGAGATGGCAT includes the following:
- the fraC gene encoding filament integrity protein FraC, producing MLEDLSIPRIFPLGTILFHFLFLLIAIPIEAYVLHYWLKFDKRTSTFYAISINLFSSVAGWTLFFLAEPMLPIGTKSELISFVFFNRFKSPNIYSFVIFTAFIIFLATFLLKFFFLKVLLISLKEAEKQSAEPETSQRQRWYRASTLKLQNANLVTTTLIANSLSYTAICLVIIIRGSK
- the fraD gene encoding septal junction protein FraD, with amino-acid sequence MDSLFKEVFGVFKFVEELFLGIQKLLLPPKAFSWQTLIYLSVFSWGLSFFATYVIKDLIALCGWLFLMAGTAWYTTDDPLRVPGTFMPVGALITGFLVSVFAFGHQESIITARTIVLWPTISALITAVPEFFEGTGTESKAQIPKPPDRQKIIILVASCMLISCWIQFYFVMDSWLKQYPSLLADNFQSSAFVTRTENQAKTPKNGVMLLDKLQPLVEEQIVARPWSEVERWLLDADQQVGNLGKRVIEKNLTKYPEKQLWSIEPRVVNIKSGYQLDILSIWTGPSSKPQGFYLKKSCRITPVSASNKPDKGAVAEIVCERKVSDPIRKVLPARQ
- a CDS encoding ABC transporter permease yields the protein MNPGRIFVMVKNVFQEAIRDRILYILGFYAFILTFAIRIIPEFTATAADKIFLDFGMAAMNAIGLIVAVFVGTGLVSKEIEKRTILVLMAKPISRSEFITSKYLGLSAVLAVLVAAMTAIYLVFLQLGNIPAPTSSILIAIFFLFLQLSLITAVAITFSVFTASLLAIALTFAVYLMGNITPDLVQLGRLSRNAGMERLTQGLYLILPDLSRLDLKNDAVYGLQALPEPIALITNAGYGLLYSLMLLAIAILIFSQREF
- a CDS encoding pentapeptide repeat-containing protein, producing the protein MINSADKQELILSQITGKCLQRPDFSGYDLSGIDLKAVDLSGVNLMGADLRGANLCGANLNSANLVNASLREANLSQATLCEANLMNADLTRANLCGAFLWQAKFSNSNLWGASLCDADLREADLNEAKLIEASLIEANLLRANLAGAKLCGAILLEANLTAANLTGADLTWANLTEANLSTANLSQTKLMYVKLRHTIMPDGTIEQPQIMIY